The following are encoded together in the Ovis aries strain OAR_USU_Benz2616 breed Rambouillet chromosome X, ARS-UI_Ramb_v3.0, whole genome shotgun sequence genome:
- the LOC101122340 gene encoding protein FAM209-like, with product MVPSGRHFRIRQNQPEHSPSWFGSKSFWLLIFLILLVILKFPRGGDKSNAGTPPDHQGHSSGSPGRKKIQASPYKDSMCGAFRQVEMKLVNFVSRLRNLKLTAATGDRRQCPNIDIPADTQNNITIHEVWDTGDPDGVDFHFEEEEM from the coding sequence ATGGTGCCCAGCGGAAGGCACTTCCGAATTCGGCAGAATCAACCAGAGCATTCCCCAAGCTGGTTTGGAAGCAAGTCGTTCTGGCTGTTAATCTTCCTCATATTGTTGGTGATCCTGAAGTTTCCAAGAGGCGGTGACAAAAGTAATGCGGGCACTCCTCCTGACCATCAGGGCCATTCATCTGGCTCTCCAGGAAGAAAGAAGATACAGGCTTCCCCCTATAAAGACTCTATGTGCGGTGCCTTTAGACAGGTTGAGATGAAACTTGTGAATTTTGTGTCCAGGTTGCGGAATCTGAAACTCACTGCGGCAACCGGCGATAGACGCCAATGTCCCAATATCGACATTCCTGCTGATACACAGAATAACATTACAATACATGAGGTATGGGACACTGGAGACCCCGATGGAGTGGATTTTCACTTTGAAGAAGAAGAGATGTAG